Proteins encoded in a region of the Syntrophorhabdales bacterium genome:
- a CDS encoding PaaI family thioesterase: MSVLPVYANSFFLSKERPDGMGLSMLYENGIVYANMLVDSRFEGYKGVVHGGMVFGIMDVVMWYTILLNTRKICMTRKTEMEFLKPVLCDTMYHAEARMLGLEEKDVLVSAWVQDAQGERYAQVNAVFREARGLDIAEFVNSFDFSQSSKEIEEFFYSLVP; the protein is encoded by the coding sequence ATGAGTGTCTTGCCTGTATACGCGAATTCATTCTTCCTGAGCAAGGAACGTCCTGACGGCATGGGCCTGAGCATGCTGTATGAAAACGGTATCGTTTATGCGAACATGCTCGTGGACAGCAGGTTCGAGGGTTACAAAGGGGTTGTGCACGGCGGCATGGTTTTCGGGATCATGGATGTGGTCATGTGGTACACAATTCTTCTGAACACCCGGAAAATTTGCATGACGCGAAAAACAGAAATGGAATTCCTGAAGCCTGTGCTCTGCGACACCATGTACCACGCCGAAGCCAGGATGCTGGGGCTTGAAGAGAAGGATGTGCTCGTATCCGCCTGGGTCCAGGATGCTCAAGGTGAGCGATACGCGCAGGTGAACGCAGTCTTCAGGGAAGCCAGGGGGCTCGACATCGCAGAGTTCGTCAACTCCTTCGATTTCAGCCAGAGCTCCAAGGAGATAGAGGAGTTTTTCTATTCGCTGGTACCGTGA